Proteins encoded together in one Erinaceus europaeus chromosome 11, mEriEur2.1, whole genome shotgun sequence window:
- the ANKRA2 gene encoding ankyrin repeat family A protein 2 isoform X3, whose translation MWAAAHGQIAVVEFLLQNGADPQLLGKGRESALSLACSKGYADIVKMLLDCGVDVNEYDWNGGTPLLYAVHGNHVQCVQMLLERGADPTIETDSGYNSMDLAVALGYRSAGHRIASAEAASEHQGIAVTGTRVPHLPPLGRALPSLTDSGLGYSIYWLLVTCDIPASNSPAPSKVKMMFYEYVVLHILNDGSCFTARPLYGTDGCLGVSAVTEHLEKSFCLFILTLAVTPWLQRVCCAADPQRKIPYC comes from the exons ATGTGGGCGGCGGCACACGGGCAGATAGCTGTGGTAGAGTTTCTGCTCCAGAAT GGTGCAGACCCCCAGCTTCTCGGGAAAGGCCGGGAGAGCGCGCTGTCGCTGGCCTGCAGCAAGGGCTATGCGGACATCGTGAAGATGCTGCTGGACTGCGGCGTGGACGTCAACGAGTACGACTGG AACGGAGGGACGCCCCTGCTGTACGCCGTGCACGGCAACCACGTCCAGTGTGTGCAGATGCTGCTGG AGAGGGGGGCTGACCCAACGATTGAAACCGACTCTGGATATAATTCCATGGACCTGGCTGTTGCCCTCGGCTATAGAAGTG CAGGTCATCGAATCGCATCTGCTGAAGCTGCTTCAGAACATCAAGGAATAGCCGTCACCGGGACGCGTGTCCCCCACTTGCCACCTCTTGGACGGGCGCTCCCGTCGCTGACCGACTCCGGCCTCGGCTACAGTATTTACTGGCTCCTAGTGACTTGTGATATTCCTGCGAGTAACTCACCGGCCCCTAGTAAAGTTAAAATGATGTTTTATGAGTATGTTGTGCTGCATATTTTAAATGACGGTTCCTGTTTCACGGCACGTCCACTTTACGGTACAGACGGCTGTCTTGGTGTCAGTGCTGTGACTGAACACTTAGAGAAATCATTCTGCCTGTTCATCCTGACTCTTGCAGTCACCCCGTGGCTTCAGAGGGTTTGCTGTGCTGCAGATCCACAAAGGAAAATTCCTTATTGCTGA